One Burkholderia sp. 9120 genomic window, TGATTCTAAGGTTCACCAGGATTTCTCGTGTTTGTTGTAGGGATAATTGGCTAATGCGCAGGAATAAACCGACGTACTCTGCGCATGCTTTAACGGCAACCCGGCGACGCCTATAAGTACGCCAAGGCGGCCATAAAATCACCGCTACCACGCTGCGAAAATCGGAGCTTTCCGAATCCTGTAAAAAACTGATAGTTCAATGCGGGTCTATCCAAAAGGCAAAATGCCGCAAATACCCGGAATGGATATTTGCGGCATTTTTATAGCCAATGGTCCACTGAATCGCTGCGTTCAATTTGAAGCGCTTCGCGACGCGCTCGCCTCAGGTCGGGTCGTACACAGGCGCCGCGCTTATCTTGCCGCTGCGCACCGCGCGCGGAAAGACCGGCCACGCAATCAGCGCGCAGACACTGGCCACGGCCCAGACCATCGGCCACGAACCCATCGACAGCAATAACGGAATGGCGAGCGGCGTCAGGAATAGCGTAAGAAAGACGCAGGTATTGCCGATCGCCAACGCCGTGCCCGCGCGGCTCGTGCCCGCCTGCGTGGCCAACTCCGTGAACGCGACGCCGTGCCACGCCGAGGCGCTCACCCCGCCCAACACGATCATTACCGCGAACACGCTGGAAAGTGCCGCGTGATGCAGGCCGGCGAGCCCCGTCAGCAGAGCGAGCGACGCGAACAGTACCGCTGTGAGCAAACTGCAGGCGCGCATGTACGCCCGGCGATTGCCGCGCCGGTCGGTCCAGCCGCCGCTCCAGACCCGCGCGATCGCCGCGCCGGTTTGCACCGCGGCCATCGTCACGCTGATCGCCAGCACGCCGGCACGGCTGAAGTCGTGGAGGAACACCGTCCCGAACGTGATGACCGCGAGTTGCGGCACGCACAATGCCGCCGCGCCGAGCGCCACGCGCCAGATGCTGACATTGCGCAACGGCGAGCCTTTCGCCGGAGTCACACCTGTCGCACCTGCGGCACCCGCCCCGCCCGCCGCGCCATGAGCCGTGCGCGCGCCGTCCGTGTCGACATGCGACGGTTCGTGCAGCCAGTGCCAGGTAAATCCGGCCGTGATTGCGCAGGCCACCGCCAGCACGGCATAGGCGCTAGCGAAACCAAAGTGCGAAGCAAGCACCGGCAGCACCAGCGCGCCGAGGCCGCCGCCCGCGGGCACCGCGGTCTGGCGAATGCTCATGGCGAGTCCGCGCTCGCCTTCGCGGAACCAGGCCATCACCGCGCGCCCGCTCGATCCGTTGACGCTGCCGCCCAGCAAACCAACCAGCAGCAGGCCGAGCGCGAGCATCGTCACGCTCGGTACATGCGCACCCGTCGGCGCCACGAACACCGCCATACCCGCCAGCGCCGCCGCGGTCGACAACAGGCCGAGCAGCAGCACGCGCCGGTCGCCCCAGCGGTCGGTCAACAGGCCCCACGGCAACTCGCTGACGGCGATCCCGAGACCAAGCATGCCGAGCACCAGCCCGAGGCCGCCGTTGCCGAGGTGATAGTCCGAGCGTAGAAAGACCGCGGTCGTCGGAATCCCCGAAAACGCCGCCGAAAAACTCGCGTTCGCGGCAAAGCCGACGCCCAGCACCTTCCACCGATGACTCGCCGTGCGTCCGCCCGAATCGAGCGCCGCTGCCACTGTTCCGTTTTTCATCACACCCTCCGCAAAGTAGAAATCTGGAGGTATCCTACGGCGGGGCCTTCCATCGAAAAAGCCGGAAATTCAGATTACATCCATCGGATAAACCGAATCATGAGCCAACGTGGATTCGACCTGACGCAGTTGCGAACCTTCGTCGCCGTCGCGGAATCGGGCAGCGTGTCGGCCGGCGCCGAGCGCGTATTCCTGTCGCAGTCGTCGGTGAGCGAGCAGTTGAAGAAACTCGAGGAGCGCGCCGGCCTGCCGCTCTTCGTGCGCAGCAAGCAGGGCGTGACCGCCACGCCGGCCGGCAGCCGCCTGCTCGACCACGCGCGCCGCATCATCGCGATGAGCGAAGCGGCGTTCGAGGATCTGCAAGGCCGCTCGCTCGACGGCGAACTGCGCATCGCGATCACGGACTATTACCGTCCGCACGACATCGCGCGCATTCTCAAGACCTTCTCGGAGCAGCATCCGCGTCTGAAGCTGCATGTGAACGTGCAGCCGAGCGCGGTGATCGACAGCAGCGCCGGTAACGATGCGTCGTTCGACATCGGCGTGTCGTTGCGGCTCGTCACGGACACGGCGCGCGCCGCCGGTCGCCGCACCGCCGTACCGAGCGCCGTGGTGCGGCGCGAAAAACTGCTGTGGGTCTGCGCCGCCGATGCCGGTCCGCGACCGGCCACGCCGTATTCGCTGGTGCTGCTGCCGTCGAGTTGCCAGTTGCAGCGCTTCGTCGTCAAGTTGCTCGACGAGCACAAGGTGCCGTATCTGGTGTCGCACTCGGCGTCCGGCGTGGCCGGCCTGCAGTTGGCGCTGAAAGCGGGGCTCGGCATTTCCTGCCTGAACGAATCGTCGACGGGTGGCGGTGTGGTG contains:
- a CDS encoding LysR family transcriptional regulator, translated to MSQRGFDLTQLRTFVAVAESGSVSAGAERVFLSQSSVSEQLKKLEERAGLPLFVRSKQGVTATPAGSRLLDHARRIIAMSEAAFEDLQGRSLDGELRIAITDYYRPHDIARILKTFSEQHPRLKLHVNVQPSAVIDSSAGNDASFDIGVSLRLVTDTARAAGRRTAVPSAVVRREKLLWVCAADAGPRPATPYSLVLLPSSCQLQRFVVKLLDEHKVPYLVSHSASGVAGLQLALKAGLGISCLNESSTGGGVVPCPPGVNLPALPAVEFHLLPGRIGESERVSNARTALMRLFS
- a CDS encoding MFS transporter, whose amino-acid sequence is MKNGTVAAALDSGGRTASHRWKVLGVGFAANASFSAAFSGIPTTAVFLRSDYHLGNGGLGLVLGMLGLGIAVSELPWGLLTDRWGDRRVLLLGLLSTAAALAGMAVFVAPTGAHVPSVTMLALGLLLVGLLGGSVNGSSGRAVMAWFREGERGLAMSIRQTAVPAGGGLGALVLPVLASHFGFASAYAVLAVACAITAGFTWHWLHEPSHVDTDGARTAHGAAGGAGAAGATGVTPAKGSPLRNVSIWRVALGAAALCVPQLAVITFGTVFLHDFSRAGVLAISVTMAAVQTGAAIARVWSGGWTDRRGNRRAYMRACSLLTAVLFASLALLTGLAGLHHAALSSVFAVMIVLGGVSASAWHGVAFTELATQAGTSRAGTALAIGNTCVFLTLFLTPLAIPLLLSMGSWPMVWAVASVCALIAWPVFPRAVRSGKISAAPVYDPT